A DNA window from Drosophila virilis strain 15010-1051.87 chromosome 4, Dvir_AGI_RSII-ME, whole genome shotgun sequence contains the following coding sequences:
- the Nse1 gene encoding non-structural maintenance of chromosomes element 1 homolog, which yields MDMVKRAFLRACINHSCLDHDQIDKILIPLCEHYQVTKPAKKEALHEFVKDIEGTIKELSQSLGFMKHPITGKEYLVFAITDATPDKQNHPGLTAEECLYFSNLLDKLGQQEDCHIAWNEAYSDLDFKGSTKPPKKLRMQTLLQLWTEMGYFLEADDRLYLGPRSIVEFEFYLRSNYADTIKECALCKQLVLWDIKCSDCGRKIHRDCIRKYLRTRSNCPTCGNKWATRLSQ from the coding sequence ATGGATATGGTAAAGCGAGCATTTTTACGCGCCTGCATAAATCACAGCTGCCTTGATCATGATCAAATTGATAAGATATTGATTCCGCTCTGCGAGCATTATCAAGTGACAAAGCCCGCGAAAAAAGAGGCTCTGCACGAATTCGTTAAGGATATCGAAGGAACTATAAAGGAGCTCAGTCAATCGTTGGGCTTCATGAAACATCCCATAACGGGCAAGGAGTATTTGGTGTTTGCCATAACGGACGCAACGCCCGATAAACAGAATCATCCGGGACTCACAGCTGAGGAGTGCCTGTATTTCTCGAATCTATTGGACAAATTGGGTCAACAGGAGGATTGCCACATTGCGTGGAACGAGGCATATTCTGACTTGGACTTTAAGGGATCCACGAAACCGCCCAAGAAGCTGCGCATGCAGACACTGCTCCAACTCTGGACCGAGATGGGCTACTTTCTCGAAGCCGACGACAGACTCTATTTGGGTCCGCGCAGCATCGTCGAGTTCGAGTTCTATTTGCGTTCCAACTACGCGGATACGATAAAGGAGTGTGCTCTCTGCAAGCAGCTGGTGCTCTGGGACATCAAGTGCTCCGATTGTGGCAGGAAAATACATAGGGACTGCATACGAAAGTATTTGCGTACTCGCTCCAATTGCCCGACCTGTGGCAACAAGTGGGCCACGCGGCTTAGTCAATAA